From Plectropomus leopardus isolate mb chromosome 4, YSFRI_Pleo_2.0, whole genome shotgun sequence, the proteins below share one genomic window:
- the LOC121942396 gene encoding protein CutA homolog has protein sequence MRIGLPGAESLRGGSLKALVVTVLLSVFMFQLLRTVGLRAFSMASETYTSGTHSAAFVTCPNDTVAKDLARGIVEKKLAACVNIVPAITSVYEWQGKIEEDNEVLLMIKTRSSKVPALAEYVRSNHPYEVAEVISLPIDQGNLPYLKWIGEIVPE, from the exons ATGCGCATTGGACTGCCCGGTGCAGAATCCCTGCGAGGTGGATCATTGAAAGCTTTAGTtgtg ACGGTGCTCCTGAGTGTGTTTATGTTCCAGCTGCTGAGGACTGTTGGACTGAGGGCGTTTTCCATGGCATCTGAGACGTACACGTCGGGCACACACTCTGCCGCTTTCGTCACTTGTCCGAACGACACAGTGGCCAAAGACTTGGCAAG GGGAATTGTGGAAAAGAAGCTAGCTGCTTGTGTCAACATCGTCCCAGCAATTACATCTGT ATATGAATGGCAGGGTAAGATTGAAGAGGACAATGAAGTGCTACTG ATGATTAAAACAAGAAGTTCCAAAGTGCCCGCTCTTGCCGAATATGTCCg CTCTAACCATCCTTATGAGGTGGCCGAGGTCATCAGCCTGCCTATCGACCAGGGCAACCTGCCCTACCTCAAGTGGATCGGAGAAATAGTCCCTGAGTAA